A stretch of Rhodothermus profundi DNA encodes these proteins:
- a CDS encoding PstS family phosphate ABC transporter substrate-binding protein, translating to MIGSRILLVSVLLGGVLVGCGRGPQQSGQLTGSVHIDGSSTVYPLTEAVAEEFMKQYPGVRVTVGISGTGGGFSKFLRKETDINDASRPIRPVEDSLARQNGVAYIELPVAYDGIAVVVHPENDWVECLTVEELRRIWEPNSTITRWRQVRASFPDRPLSLYGAGTDSGTYDYFTAAIVGEEHASRSDFTASEDDNVLVQGVSGDPNALGFIPLAYYEENTDKLKAVAIDDGNPDNGEGCILPSPETVNNGTYQPLSRPIFIYVRADRADDPAVEAFVTFYLKQAAALAPEVGYVPLSAEAYELALARFQNRITGSIFGGEGSQVGVMVEDLLRLERSSTESTAE from the coding sequence ATGATAGGTAGCAGAATCCTGCTTGTGAGTGTGCTGCTCGGGGGCGTGCTGGTTGGCTGTGGCCGCGGACCGCAGCAGTCAGGGCAGCTCACCGGATCCGTGCATATTGACGGCTCCAGCACCGTCTATCCGTTAACCGAAGCGGTAGCGGAAGAGTTCATGAAGCAGTATCCTGGAGTGCGCGTGACCGTGGGCATTAGTGGGACCGGTGGCGGGTTTTCCAAGTTCTTGCGGAAAGAAACGGACATTAACGATGCGTCGCGTCCGATCCGTCCTGTAGAGGATTCGCTGGCGCGGCAAAATGGCGTGGCATACATCGAGTTGCCGGTGGCCTATGACGGAATTGCCGTGGTTGTACATCCTGAGAATGACTGGGTTGAATGCCTGACGGTGGAAGAGCTGCGCCGCATCTGGGAGCCGAACAGTACCATTACCCGCTGGCGTCAGGTGCGCGCCTCATTTCCGGATCGGCCGTTGAGCCTGTATGGCGCGGGAACGGATAGTGGCACCTACGACTACTTTACGGCGGCTATTGTGGGAGAGGAGCATGCCAGTCGCTCGGACTTTACCGCCAGTGAGGACGACAATGTGCTTGTGCAGGGCGTCAGCGGTGATCCCAATGCGCTGGGATTCATCCCGCTGGCTTACTATGAAGAGAACACGGATAAGCTCAAAGCCGTAGCGATCGACGACGGCAATCCGGATAATGGGGAGGGCTGCATTCTGCCAAGCCCTGAGACCGTCAACAACGGTACCTACCAGCCGCTTTCGCGTCCCATTTTCATCTACGTGCGTGCGGACCGAGCTGATGATCCGGCTGTAGAGGCGTTTGTCACGTTTTATCTAAAGCAGGCGGCAGCGCTGGCGCCAGAGGTGGGCTATGTGCCGCTGTCGGCCGAGGCGTATGAGCTGGCGTTAGCGCGCTTTCAAAATCGGATAACGGGCAGTATCTTTGGGGGCGAAGGATCGCAGGTGGGCGTAATGGTTGAAGATCTGCTGCGGCTCGAACGGTCGTCTACAGAAAGTACGGCGGAGTAA
- a CDS encoding copper chaperone PCu(A)C, whose protein sequence is MRYWATVLLGLLLLVGCGQQQREQPAATAEPPLPEGRLAVEEPVVYATAAGDSAVVSLRIANGTAEGDTLVGAEALAVAREVVMRELVGDTVQTAREVTAVVIPARSRVAIQLVLRDLQQAIEPGQMVLVDLRLARQGRLRVRVPVREAPMAAE, encoded by the coding sequence ATGCGGTATTGGGCGACCGTCTTGCTGGGGCTGCTTCTGCTCGTGGGGTGTGGGCAGCAGCAGCGCGAGCAGCCGGCGGCTACGGCCGAACCGCCGCTTCCGGAGGGACGCCTGGCCGTGGAGGAACCGGTTGTCTATGCCACGGCCGCTGGTGACAGTGCTGTCGTTTCGCTGCGCATCGCCAATGGTACGGCTGAGGGGGATACCCTGGTGGGCGCCGAGGCGCTGGCTGTAGCGCGCGAGGTCGTCATGCGCGAACTGGTGGGAGATACGGTGCAGACGGCCCGTGAGGTTACGGCTGTAGTGATCCCTGCGCGTTCGCGTGTGGCCATACAGTTGGTGTTGCGCGATCTGCAACAGGCCATTGAGCCGGGCCAGATGGTGCTGGTTGATTTGCGGTTGGCCCGCCAGGGGCGGCTGCGCGTTCGGGTACCCGTGCGTGAGGCGCCGATGGCAGCCGAATAA
- the phoU gene encoding phosphate signaling complex protein PhoU: MTVHRHIDDELLVLQRMLFEMADLVDEQLSSAIDALLRRDLALAERVRARDDEVDAYELKIDRQCERILALHHPVAAELRMIITAVKVNTDLERIGDHCKNLAKHTPHVVQAPEALAQTRIEEMADASRAMLRQVQEAFLKRDRLLARQVLAQDLQIDRLHRENFEQLVRFGQQHPEHLEAVAHLITASKALERISDHAKNIAESVVFLIEGVDIRHRKLREPQAQEGEQHR, from the coding sequence ATGACGGTACATCGACACATAGACGACGAACTGCTCGTGCTGCAACGCATGCTGTTCGAAATGGCCGATCTGGTCGACGAACAGCTCTCAAGCGCTATTGATGCGCTCCTCCGGCGCGATCTGGCATTGGCCGAGCGCGTGCGGGCGCGGGATGACGAAGTGGACGCCTATGAGCTCAAAATCGATCGGCAGTGCGAACGGATCCTGGCGTTGCATCATCCCGTAGCGGCTGAGCTGCGCATGATCATCACGGCGGTTAAGGTCAACACCGACCTGGAGCGCATCGGGGATCACTGTAAAAACTTAGCCAAGCATACCCCCCACGTTGTACAGGCCCCTGAAGCGCTGGCCCAGACGCGCATTGAAGAAATGGCCGATGCCTCCCGGGCTATGCTGCGCCAGGTGCAGGAGGCGTTCCTGAAACGCGACCGCCTGCTGGCGCGTCAGGTGCTGGCACAGGACCTCCAGATCGACCGATTGCATCGAGAAAACTTCGAACAACTGGTGCGTTTTGGGCAGCAGCATCCCGAACACCTCGAAGCGGTAGCTCATCTGATCACCGCAAGCAAGGCGCTGGAGCGTATTTCGGACCACGCTAAGAATATTGCGGAAAGCGTGGTCTTTCTGATTGAGGGGGTGGACATTCGGCATCGCAAGCTTCGAGAACCGCAGGCGCAGGAGGGTGAGCAACACCGCTAA
- the pstB gene encoding phosphate ABC transporter ATP-binding protein PstB yields MADHVSSAEKAPATAFAGLHRDSASQHVQPKMEVRNLYFWYGDKLALKDISLQILPNEVTAFIGPSGCGKSTLLRCLNRMNELIPNTRMEGTVLLDGRDIYREMDPVVVRRRVGMVFQKPNPFPKSIYQNVAWGARINGYRGNMDELVERCLRMAALWDEVKDRLHENAYGLSGGQQQRLCIARALAVEPEVLLMDEPASALDPIATAKLEETILELKKSYTIIIVTHNMHQASRISDTTAFFYMGELIEMNRTDELFTRPREKRTEDYITGRFG; encoded by the coding sequence ATGGCCGATCACGTTTCGTCTGCTGAAAAAGCGCCTGCGACTGCATTTGCCGGGCTGCACCGCGACAGCGCGTCGCAGCACGTGCAACCCAAGATGGAAGTGCGCAATCTGTACTTCTGGTATGGGGATAAACTGGCGCTAAAAGATATTTCCCTCCAGATTCTCCCCAATGAGGTAACGGCTTTTATCGGGCCCTCCGGCTGTGGTAAAAGTACGCTGCTGCGCTGCCTCAACCGCATGAATGAGCTGATTCCGAACACACGCATGGAGGGAACCGTGTTGCTGGACGGCCGCGATATCTACCGGGAGATGGACCCGGTCGTGGTGCGCCGCCGCGTAGGGATGGTCTTTCAGAAACCTAATCCGTTTCCCAAGTCCATCTACCAGAACGTCGCCTGGGGCGCTCGCATAAATGGCTACCGCGGTAACATGGATGAGCTGGTTGAACGATGCTTGCGAATGGCTGCCCTCTGGGATGAGGTGAAAGACCGACTCCATGAAAACGCCTACGGGTTGAGTGGGGGGCAGCAGCAGCGCCTCTGCATTGCCCGCGCGCTGGCTGTTGAGCCTGAAGTGCTGCTCATGGATGAACCTGCCAGCGCCCTTGACCCGATCGCAACCGCCAAACTGGAAGAGACAATTCTGGAACTCAAAAAATCTTATACGATCATCATCGTTACGCACAATATGCACCAGGCTTCGCGCATCAGTGATACCACCGCCTTCTTTTACATGGGCGAATTAATTGAAATGAACCGCACAGACGAACTTTTTACGCGGCCCCGCGAAAAACGTACGGAAGATTATATTACAGGACGGTTTGGCTAG
- a CDS encoding FMN-binding protein yields MRGIGVLLMLGIGVPVGWAQEQVFLTPEEALAEVFPEGRYVQRDTLRFSPAALQQAQHALRRSEPLDSVLVVMRVYDASGKLLGYAVITEEVGKYRPITFIVGVRPDFSVEKVAVMVYRESHGGQVRLPRFLYQYRGKTIRDPIQTHRDIVNVSGATISVHALNRGVKKVLYFVTSYYQKHPPALTYHPN; encoded by the coding sequence ATGCGTGGTATCGGCGTGTTGCTGATGCTGGGGATCGGGGTACCCGTCGGATGGGCCCAGGAGCAAGTTTTTCTGACGCCGGAGGAAGCGCTGGCCGAAGTGTTTCCTGAGGGACGTTACGTGCAGCGCGATACGCTTCGGTTTTCACCGGCAGCCTTGCAGCAGGCGCAGCACGCCTTGCGTCGCAGCGAGCCGCTTGATTCGGTGCTGGTCGTCATGCGCGTCTATGATGCGAGCGGTAAGTTGCTGGGGTATGCCGTGATCACTGAAGAAGTAGGCAAATATCGCCCTATCACCTTCATTGTAGGCGTACGCCCTGATTTCTCGGTCGAAAAAGTAGCTGTTATGGTTTACCGGGAATCCCATGGAGGGCAGGTTCGGCTGCCTCGCTTTCTCTATCAATACCGCGGTAAAACAATTCGGGACCCTATTCAGACCCATCGGGACATTGTCAATGTGAGTGGCGCCACCATTTCTGTTCATGCACTTAACCGAGGGGTCAAAAAGGTGTTGTATTTTGTGACCTCTTACTATCAGAAGCATCCACCGGCGTTGACCTACCATCCGAACTAA
- the pstC gene encoding phosphate ABC transporter permease subunit PstC — MASTSNEWIRRQGFPDLAPDANLSRGPKERLIQAFLGFCAFVTVLTTLGIAAILIGESIAFFQQVSLAEFFGDTKWTPQFAEKHFGIWPLLAGTLMITVIAALVAIPIGLAAAIYISQYAPDRVRRWLKPSLELLAGVPTVVYGYFALTFVTPLLQQVLPQMQVYNALSAGIVVGIMIIPMVASLSEDALRAVPRSLAEGAYALGATKYEVVLRVVVPAALSGIMASFILALSRAIGETMIVTLAAGATPRLTLNPLESIQTMTAYIVQVSLGDTPQGTVIYQSLFAVGLVLFVLTLGMNLLAHRIILRFKESY, encoded by the coding sequence ATGGCTTCAACGTCCAACGAATGGATCCGGCGTCAGGGATTCCCAGACCTGGCGCCGGATGCCAATCTATCACGCGGACCCAAGGAACGGCTGATTCAGGCATTCCTTGGGTTCTGTGCTTTCGTGACGGTGTTGACCACCCTGGGCATTGCTGCCATCTTAATTGGCGAGTCTATCGCCTTTTTCCAGCAGGTATCGCTGGCAGAGTTTTTTGGAGATACGAAATGGACGCCGCAGTTTGCGGAGAAGCACTTTGGCATCTGGCCGCTACTGGCTGGTACGCTGATGATCACGGTCATTGCGGCGCTGGTAGCGATTCCTATTGGACTAGCTGCGGCCATTTACATTTCTCAGTATGCACCCGACCGCGTGCGTCGCTGGCTAAAACCATCGCTGGAATTGCTGGCCGGGGTGCCAACCGTTGTCTATGGCTATTTTGCGCTGACGTTTGTTACGCCCCTTTTGCAACAGGTACTTCCCCAGATGCAGGTGTACAATGCGCTCAGCGCCGGCATTGTCGTGGGCATCATGATCATTCCGATGGTAGCGTCTCTGAGCGAAGATGCGCTTCGGGCCGTGCCTCGTTCGCTGGCAGAAGGAGCCTATGCGTTAGGGGCCACCAAGTATGAAGTGGTGTTGCGGGTGGTGGTGCCGGCAGCGCTCAGTGGGATTATGGCCAGTTTCATTCTGGCGCTGAGCCGAGCGATTGGGGAGACCATGATTGTGACCCTGGCAGCCGGTGCTACGCCTCGTCTGACGCTTAACCCGCTGGAGTCAATCCAGACCATGACGGCCTATATTGTCCAAGTCAGCCTGGGCGATACCCCCCAGGGAACGGTCATCTATCAGAGCCTGTTTGCCGTGGGGCTGGTGCTGTTTGTACTGACGCTGGGGATGAACTTGCTGGCTCACCGTATCATTCTGCGTTTTAAAGAGAGCTACTGA
- the gpmI gene encoding 2,3-bisphosphoglycerate-independent phosphoglycerate mutase — MDPRKRHLLVILDGYGLAEDPSVSAIDHARKPFLDHLFATYPHATLKASGLAVGLPEGQMGNSEVGHLNLGAGRVVYQEITRIDKEIEAGTFFTNNVLVQAAQHARANDSRLHLMGCFSDGGVHASLNHLFALLELARREGLRPEQVCVHAFTDGRDTDPKSGIHYVQQFQEKAREIGVGRIVSIVGRYYAMDRDKRWDRTEKAYRLLVYGEGEVFGDPIQALEASYAEGITDEFVRPRRIDYGDGYPTRIADGDAVIFYNFRADRARQLTRAFTEANFDAFPRGNRLDLLFVTFTPYDETFDLPVAFGKVNLRMTLGEVISALGGRQLRIAETEKYAHVTYFFSGGREEPFEGEDRILVPSPKVPTYDLKPEMSAPEVARRCAEAIEKKIYNLIVLNFANPDMVGHTGVFEAAVRAIEAVDAATRVVVEAALQHGYTVTILADHGNADRMKNPDGSPHTAHTTALVPHLIIKPGFHGPIQDGKLGDVAPTILRLLGEDIPPEMTGEVLI; from the coding sequence ATGGATCCTCGAAAACGCCATCTGCTTGTTATTCTTGACGGGTATGGCCTGGCCGAAGACCCGTCCGTGAGTGCCATTGATCATGCCCGCAAACCGTTTCTGGATCACCTGTTTGCCACCTATCCGCATGCGACCCTGAAAGCCTCCGGACTGGCAGTAGGACTGCCGGAGGGACAAATGGGAAACTCTGAAGTGGGACATCTCAATCTGGGCGCCGGACGCGTTGTCTACCAGGAGATTACGCGCATCGACAAAGAAATTGAGGCCGGTACGTTTTTTACAAATAACGTGCTGGTGCAGGCTGCGCAGCACGCCCGTGCAAATGACAGTCGCTTACACCTGATGGGATGTTTCTCGGACGGAGGCGTGCATGCCAGCCTGAACCACCTGTTCGCCCTGCTGGAGCTAGCCCGGCGTGAAGGGCTGCGGCCGGAGCAGGTGTGCGTGCACGCGTTCACAGACGGTCGGGATACAGATCCAAAGTCTGGGATTCACTATGTGCAACAGTTTCAGGAAAAGGCGCGGGAAATCGGCGTTGGACGTATTGTCTCGATCGTAGGGCGCTACTATGCCATGGATCGGGACAAACGATGGGATCGAACAGAAAAGGCCTACCGGCTACTGGTCTATGGCGAAGGAGAAGTCTTTGGCGATCCCATCCAGGCCCTGGAGGCCAGCTATGCTGAAGGGATTACCGACGAGTTTGTCCGTCCGCGCCGCATTGACTATGGCGACGGGTATCCTACCCGCATTGCCGATGGTGATGCGGTAATTTTCTATAATTTCCGCGCCGACCGGGCCCGCCAGCTCACTCGAGCCTTTACGGAGGCAAACTTTGACGCCTTTCCGCGAGGTAACCGGCTGGATCTGCTGTTTGTTACCTTTACGCCCTATGATGAAACCTTTGATCTGCCGGTTGCCTTTGGTAAAGTTAACCTGCGCATGACGCTTGGCGAAGTGATCTCGGCTCTGGGAGGGCGGCAACTGCGCATAGCAGAAACGGAGAAGTACGCGCACGTGACGTATTTCTTTAGCGGGGGACGCGAGGAGCCTTTCGAAGGTGAAGACCGGATTCTGGTACCCTCTCCGAAGGTGCCTACCTACGATTTAAAGCCGGAGATGAGCGCTCCGGAGGTAGCCCGACGCTGCGCCGAAGCGATCGAGAAAAAGATATATAACCTGATCGTACTGAACTTTGCCAACCCCGACATGGTAGGGCACACCGGGGTGTTTGAGGCAGCCGTTCGCGCGATCGAGGCAGTTGACGCAGCTACCCGCGTCGTGGTCGAAGCTGCGCTGCAGCACGGCTATACAGTGACGATTCTGGCCGATCATGGCAATGCGGACCGCATGAAGAATCCTGATGGCTCGCCGCACACAGCCCACACGACCGCACTGGTCCCGCACCTGATCATTAAGCCTGGCTTCCATGGGCCCATCCAGGACGGTAAGCTGGGAGATGTAGCCCCCACGATCTTGCGTCTGCTGGGAGAAGACATACCGCCCGAGATGACCGGAGAAGTTCTTATCTGA
- a CDS encoding Hsp20/alpha crystallin family protein, whose protein sequence is MAEVMRYTSPTSLLSELQREVDRLFENFFGSWLRPEVESAVWTPTVDLLETDDAYLIYMDLPGVSRDQVTITFENGTLQVSGERPQQEHKDAQYHRMERWYGRFFRSFNLGQNVNPDKIKAHFENGVLIIEAPKTEESKPVRIKIS, encoded by the coding sequence ATGGCCGAGGTGATGCGCTATACGTCGCCGACATCGCTGCTGTCTGAGCTGCAGCGGGAAGTGGACCGGCTGTTTGAGAATTTCTTCGGGAGCTGGCTGCGGCCTGAAGTCGAGTCGGCGGTCTGGACGCCCACGGTGGACCTGTTGGAGACTGACGATGCCTATCTCATCTACATGGACCTGCCCGGCGTAAGCCGGGATCAGGTCACGATCACTTTTGAAAACGGCACGCTGCAGGTAAGTGGCGAGCGGCCGCAGCAGGAACACAAGGACGCCCAGTATCATCGGATGGAGCGGTGGTATGGCCGCTTCTTCCGGTCGTTCAATCTGGGCCAGAACGTGAACCCGGACAAGATCAAGGCCCACTTTGAAAACGGCGTCCTGATCATCGAAGCGCCCAAGACGGAGGAAAGCAAGCCAGTACGTATCAAGATCTCGTAA
- a CDS encoding FAD:protein FMN transferase, with protein MNRRTFLHRLGGWMIGGWLAGSPFRLLARPAESMPLVRLYPVMGTLVRFEVYHPDRAAARDAVRQASALLFEVHRQMSVQEPASMLSRWNASPSGAELVLPALTRQAVAEALRWREITAGRFDPTVGAAVAAWQQGRTPLPQPARQVEVVGEGRFRKWAPVALDLGGSAKGWAVDQAVAVLQQAGCTAGLVNAGGDLRVFGAPPGTSAWQIGIRHPLRPDEVLVTVALRDGALATSGDYEPAGSTLVDPRDLRRVRLEGSVTVWAPTCGAADALATALAVDPDPHWLPDPAGALVARRSAEGLRVQTYRWSFASCCNQTKKYP; from the coding sequence ATGAATCGGCGAACGTTCCTGCATCGGCTGGGTGGATGGATGATCGGAGGCTGGCTGGCTGGCTCGCCGTTTCGGTTGTTGGCCCGACCGGCTGAGTCCATGCCGCTGGTGCGTCTCTACCCTGTGATGGGGACGCTGGTGCGCTTTGAAGTTTATCACCCGGACCGGGCGGCGGCCCGGGACGCCGTCCGGCAGGCCAGTGCGTTGCTGTTTGAGGTGCACCGGCAGATGAGCGTGCAGGAACCCGCGTCGATGCTGAGCCGATGGAACGCGAGTCCTTCAGGAGCTGAGCTGGTGTTGCCTGCGCTGACGCGGCAGGCCGTTGCCGAAGCCCTCCGCTGGCGTGAGATTACGGCGGGGCGTTTTGATCCAACTGTTGGGGCGGCGGTAGCGGCGTGGCAGCAGGGACGCACGCCGCTCCCGCAGCCGGCGCGTCAGGTGGAAGTGGTAGGGGAGGGGCGGTTCCGCAAATGGGCCCCCGTGGCGCTTGACCTTGGAGGCAGTGCCAAAGGGTGGGCAGTGGACCAGGCGGTGGCTGTGCTGCAACAGGCAGGTTGTACGGCCGGTCTGGTCAATGCAGGAGGCGATCTGCGCGTGTTCGGCGCGCCGCCTGGAACGTCAGCCTGGCAGATTGGCATTCGCCATCCGCTGCGACCCGACGAAGTGCTGGTTACCGTAGCGTTGCGGGATGGGGCGTTGGCAACCAGCGGCGACTACGAGCCGGCTGGCTCCACGCTGGTAGATCCACGTGATCTGAGGCGGGTTCGGCTCGAGGGAAGCGTTACGGTCTGGGCTCCTACCTGTGGCGCGGCCGATGCGTTAGCTACAGCGCTGGCTGTTGATCCAGATCCACATTGGCTTCCCGATCCTGCCGGTGCGTTGGTGGCGCGGCGAAGCGCCGAAGGACTCCGCGTGCAGACCTATCGCTGGTCGTTCGCTTCATGCTGTAACCAAACGAAGAAATACCCATGA
- a CDS encoding M1 family metallopeptidase, with amino-acid sequence MRRAFSVLLSALLLASCTTSRPIEPASSAQAPTLLRPERPLPAPLTLPPSFALAIQRGTRTPDGRPGPNYWQQQARYDLTARIDTAARRLDGEGRILYLNRSPDTLHQLFLELPLNVHAEGVVRNEPAEVTGGVTLHYVAVDGQEAFWPADAPEGAPRYAVNGTRLVIFLPRALAPGDSVQLDFRWSFTIPKRGAGGRMGYDDNLYFLAYWYPHMAVYDDVIGWFTDPFLSRAEFYFGYGDYRITIDAPAGWLVMATGTLENPEEVLAPNVLARMHQAYQSDTPVRIAEPDTDPVTQPGTNGRLQWRFQATNVRDVAFSLVRQAFWEGARTPVGDRDGDGQIDYAHINTFWRPTAPRWAHVTRYQQHAIRYLSQLTGFPYPWPHMTAVEGGGIIGGGMEFPMMTLIGDYNAAGDSALYYVTAHELAHMWIPMIVGVNERRYSWMDEGSTTFAENQARTDFFPGTQPRLIEQESYLMLARMGAEGEIMRRSDYHYSSFAFGIASYSKPAILLEALRGLLGEDVFWRAYRTFIREWAFKHPYPYDLFNTFERVSGQDLDWFWHAWYVETWTLDQAIAAVEPTEGGVRITVEDHGLAPMPVYLTLTLADGSQVQDTIGVDVWLEGRRRVTVTVPTGAAVTRVEIDPERWFPDIDRRNNVWRAPASTGQ; translated from the coding sequence ATGCGTCGCGCTTTCTCGGTGCTGCTTAGTGCGCTGCTGCTTGCCAGTTGCACCACTTCGCGTCCGATTGAGCCTGCTTCTTCGGCGCAAGCTCCCACGCTTTTGCGTCCGGAACGTCCATTGCCTGCGCCCCTCACGCTTCCTCCGTCGTTTGCCCTTGCCATTCAACGCGGCACGCGCACGCCTGACGGTCGGCCCGGACCTAACTACTGGCAGCAGCAGGCCCGATACGATCTAACTGCCCGTATCGACACGGCCGCGCGTCGCCTCGACGGCGAAGGGCGGATCCTTTACCTTAATCGCTCGCCCGACACGCTCCACCAGCTTTTCCTGGAACTGCCCCTGAACGTTCACGCCGAGGGTGTGGTGCGCAATGAACCTGCCGAAGTAACAGGCGGCGTAACGCTCCACTACGTGGCCGTCGATGGACAGGAGGCCTTCTGGCCAGCCGACGCGCCCGAAGGCGCCCCCCGCTATGCCGTCAATGGCACCCGGCTGGTCATCTTTCTGCCCCGCGCCCTTGCCCCCGGCGACTCCGTCCAACTGGACTTCCGCTGGTCCTTCACGATCCCCAAACGCGGCGCCGGTGGCCGCATGGGCTATGATGACAATCTATACTTTCTGGCCTACTGGTACCCGCACATGGCGGTTTATGACGACGTCATCGGCTGGTTCACCGACCCCTTTCTGAGCCGCGCTGAGTTCTACTTTGGCTACGGAGACTATCGCATCACCATTGACGCCCCCGCCGGCTGGCTCGTGATGGCTACCGGTACGCTCGAAAATCCCGAAGAGGTGCTGGCCCCCAACGTGCTGGCCCGCATGCATCAGGCCTACCAGAGCGACACCCCCGTGCGCATTGCGGAACCCGACACGGATCCGGTCACACAACCCGGTACGAACGGCCGTTTGCAGTGGCGCTTCCAGGCTACCAATGTACGTGACGTGGCCTTCAGTCTGGTGCGCCAGGCCTTCTGGGAAGGCGCCCGCACGCCGGTGGGTGACCGCGATGGCGACGGTCAGATCGATTATGCGCACATCAACACGTTCTGGCGCCCTACCGCTCCCCGCTGGGCTCACGTTACGCGCTACCAGCAACATGCCATTCGCTACCTTTCGCAACTAACCGGCTTCCCGTACCCCTGGCCCCATATGACGGCCGTTGAAGGCGGCGGCATTATCGGAGGAGGCATGGAATTCCCGATGATGACGCTCATCGGCGACTACAATGCGGCAGGCGACAGCGCCCTCTACTACGTAACAGCGCACGAGCTGGCCCATATGTGGATTCCGATGATCGTCGGCGTTAACGAACGACGTTATAGCTGGATGGACGAAGGCAGCACCACCTTTGCAGAAAACCAGGCACGCACCGACTTTTTCCCGGGCACGCAGCCTCGTCTGATCGAACAGGAAAGCTACCTGATGCTGGCCCGTATGGGCGCAGAAGGCGAAATCATGCGCCGCTCAGATTACCATTATTCCAGTTTTGCGTTTGGCATTGCCTCCTATAGCAAACCCGCCATTCTTCTTGAAGCCCTGCGCGGCCTGCTGGGCGAGGACGTATTCTGGCGTGCCTATCGCACATTTATCCGGGAGTGGGCGTTCAAACATCCTTATCCCTACGACTTGTTTAACACCTTTGAACGCGTCAGCGGCCAGGACCTTGACTGGTTCTGGCACGCCTGGTATGTGGAAACGTGGACGCTCGATCAGGCCATCGCTGCCGTCGAACCCACCGAGGGCGGCGTGCGCATTACCGTAGAAGACCACGGGCTGGCCCCCATGCCGGTCTATCTGACGCTGACGCTGGCCGACGGGTCGCAGGTACAGGATACCATTGGGGTGGACGTATGGTTAGAAGGGCGACGTCGAGTGACCGTGACGGTGCCGACCGGCGCCGCCGTCACTCGGGTCGAAATTGATCCCGAACGCTGGTTTCCTGATATCGACCGGCGCAACAACGTATGGCGCGCACCGGCCAGCACCGGACAGTAG
- the pstA gene encoding phosphate ABC transporter permease PstA codes for MTEVQQAVATRFDLRLERRRRFGQLLAVVLFFATLFGLLVLTALLVDVVRKGAPWLDWQFLTSYPSRRPEAAGIKSAIVGSFWLMLLTALFSVPIGVGAAVYLEEYAPRGWLLRLIQLNIANLAGIPSVIYGILGLGLFVRFFALGRSLLAGALTMSLLVLPIIVISTQEALRAVPQGIRESAYALGATRWQVVSSHLLPIAAPGILTGIILALSRAVGETAPLVMIGALTFVAFLPSHVLDPFTVLPIQIFNWTARPQETFRGLAAAAIIVLMVFLFLMNLSAILLRNYYERHRPH; via the coding sequence ATGACCGAAGTGCAACAGGCGGTGGCTACCCGGTTCGATCTGCGCCTGGAGCGGCGCCGGCGGTTTGGGCAGCTCCTGGCGGTCGTGCTGTTTTTTGCCACCTTATTTGGGCTGCTGGTGCTAACGGCGCTGCTGGTAGATGTGGTGCGCAAGGGAGCTCCGTGGCTGGACTGGCAATTTCTCACCTCGTATCCATCTCGGCGTCCAGAAGCGGCAGGCATCAAGTCGGCCATTGTCGGCTCGTTCTGGCTGATGCTGCTGACAGCGCTGTTTTCGGTGCCCATCGGAGTAGGAGCGGCCGTCTATCTGGAAGAATATGCCCCGCGTGGCTGGTTGTTGCGGCTTATCCAACTGAACATTGCCAACCTGGCCGGTATTCCTTCCGTGATTTACGGGATTCTGGGACTGGGACTCTTTGTACGCTTTTTTGCGCTGGGGCGCAGCCTGCTCGCCGGGGCGTTGACCATGAGCCTGCTGGTCCTTCCGATAATCGTTATCAGTACCCAGGAAGCGCTGCGGGCCGTACCCCAGGGTATTCGGGAAAGTGCCTATGCCCTGGGAGCAACGCGTTGGCAGGTGGTCTCCAGCCATCTGCTACCCATTGCCGCACCGGGCATTCTGACCGGCATTATCCTGGCACTGAGCCGTGCCGTTGGAGAAACGGCGCCACTGGTTATGATTGGGGCGCTGACTTTTGTGGCCTTTCTTCCGAGCCATGTGCTGGATCCTTTTACCGTCTTGCCCATTCAGATCTTCAACTGGACGGCCCGCCCGCAAGAAACCTTCCGGGGACTGGCTGCCGCTGCGATTATCGTGCTCATGGTCTTCCTGTTTTTGATGAACCTGAGTGCTATCCTGCTGCGCAACTACTACGAACGTCATCGTCCGCACTGA